Proteins co-encoded in one Flavobacterium sp. M31R6 genomic window:
- a CDS encoding glycoside hydrolase family 97 protein, whose translation MKKIFSVILVFALSLLHAQSVKSPSNALEVNFKLVNNGQPSYTVNYNGKPVIVESTLGIKLKDKPALDANFEIQSSKADTFNESWKPVLGQKASIVNHYNELTIALIQKETNVKMNIVFKVYDEGVAFRYEFPKQEKLNYFIISDEETHFNLTEDYKAFWIPGDFDTNEYPYNETKLSEIDNTKLDKNTGIGMTTDLGKSRVQAPLMMKSPSGLYVNIFEAAVVNYPVMHLDVDVANYKLTSHLVPNAIGDKAYLQAACVSPWRTIMISKDARDIVGSQMILNLNEPCKLDDVSYIKPMKYVGIWWEMHVGISTWDYAGSQNAQNLSSQDLIPTGKHGATTANTKRYIDFAAKNGFDGVLVEGWNVGWEDWAGNWKEEVFDFTTPYPDFNLAEVTAYAKEKNVKMIMHHETSGSVANYERHLDRAFDLMKKYDYPAVKTGYVGRIIPRGEFHDGQTMVNHFNFVARRAADYKLMLNSHESSRPTGYSRTYPNYIDAEAARGNEFNAWSVGNAPSHETILPFTRLLGGPMDYTPGIFEIKMGYYDKNKKEQVHTTLAKQLALYVTMYSPLQMAADLPESYEKRMDAFQFIKDVALDWDDTKILEAEPGDYLTIARKTKGKETWFLGAITDENARKSEIALDFLAKGQRYKAIIYEDAKDADWKNNPMAYKIRTVEVTTKSKLNLVLAPGGGTAVSFEPIK comes from the coding sequence ATGAAGAAAATATTTTCTGTTATTCTCGTTTTTGCCTTGAGTTTGCTTCATGCACAAAGTGTAAAATCTCCATCCAACGCCCTTGAGGTGAATTTTAAATTAGTAAATAATGGGCAACCATCTTATACTGTGAATTACAATGGCAAACCCGTAATTGTAGAAAGTACTTTGGGGATAAAACTCAAAGACAAACCAGCTCTTGATGCTAATTTTGAGATTCAGTCCTCAAAAGCGGATACATTCAATGAATCTTGGAAACCAGTTTTAGGTCAAAAAGCGTCAATTGTAAACCATTATAACGAGCTCACTATTGCTTTGATTCAAAAAGAAACGAATGTGAAAATGAATATTGTTTTCAAAGTTTATGATGAAGGAGTAGCTTTTAGATATGAATTCCCAAAACAAGAAAAACTAAATTATTTCATTATTTCTGACGAGGAGACCCATTTTAATTTAACCGAAGATTATAAAGCATTCTGGATTCCAGGTGATTTTGATACTAACGAATATCCATATAACGAAACCAAACTTTCTGAAATTGACAATACCAAATTGGATAAAAATACAGGAATCGGGATGACAACAGATCTTGGTAAAAGCAGAGTTCAAGCACCTTTGATGATGAAATCACCATCAGGTTTGTATGTTAATATTTTTGAGGCTGCTGTTGTGAATTATCCTGTCATGCATTTGGATGTTGATGTAGCCAATTATAAACTTACATCGCATTTGGTACCGAATGCAATTGGTGACAAGGCCTATTTACAAGCAGCTTGTGTATCACCTTGGAGAACCATTATGATAAGCAAAGATGCCCGTGACATTGTGGGTTCACAAATGATTTTGAATTTAAATGAGCCTTGTAAACTGGACGATGTTTCATATATAAAACCAATGAAATATGTTGGAATTTGGTGGGAAATGCATGTTGGAATATCCACTTGGGATTATGCAGGTTCACAAAACGCACAAAATTTATCTTCACAAGATTTAATTCCTACAGGAAAACACGGCGCAACAACAGCAAATACAAAAAGATATATTGATTTCGCTGCCAAAAATGGATTTGATGGCGTATTAGTTGAAGGTTGGAATGTAGGCTGGGAAGATTGGGCAGGAAATTGGAAAGAAGAAGTATTTGATTTTACAACGCCTTATCCTGATTTCAATCTGGCAGAAGTTACGGCTTACGCCAAAGAAAAAAACGTAAAAATGATTATGCATCATGAAACTTCGGGATCTGTAGCCAATTATGAGCGTCATTTAGACCGAGCTTTTGATTTGATGAAAAAATACGATTACCCAGCTGTAAAAACCGGTTATGTAGGAAGAATTATTCCTCGTGGTGAATTCCATGATGGACAAACGATGGTAAACCACTTCAACTTTGTTGCAAGAAGAGCCGCCGATTATAAATTAATGCTAAATTCTCATGAATCGTCTCGACCTACAGGTTACAGCCGTACGTATCCAAACTACATTGATGCCGAAGCCGCTCGTGGTAATGAATTCAATGCTTGGAGTGTAGGTAATGCACCAAGTCACGAAACCATTTTACCTTTTACAAGACTCCTTGGAGGACCAATGGATTATACGCCGGGTATCTTCGAAATCAAAATGGGCTATTATGATAAGAATAAAAAAGAACAGGTTCATACTACTTTGGCTAAACAATTGGCATTGTATGTAACGATGTATTCGCCTTTGCAAATGGCTGCCGATTTGCCTGAAAGCTATGAAAAACGTATGGATGCCTTTCAATTTATCAAAGATGTTGCCTTGGATTGGGATGATACCAAAATTCTGGAAGCAGAACCTGGAGATTATTTGACCATTGCCAGAAAAACAAAAGGAAAGGAAACTTGGTTTTTGGGAGCAATCACAGATGAAAATGCCCGTAAATCTGAAATCGCATTAGACTTTCTGGCCAAGGGACAAAGGTACAAAGCGATTATCTACGAAGATGCCAAAGACGCCGATTGGAAAAATAACCCAATGGCATACAAAATTAGAACTGTGGAAGTTACTACTAAGTCAAAACTAAACTTGGTTTTGGCTCCTGGTGGAGGAACTGCCGTTAGTTTTGAGCCAATTAAGTAA
- the bglX gene encoding beta-glucosidase BglX translates to MKKTLIIILLGSVFLGYSQKKENKKAVVIKPKTEFVAELLSKMTLDEKLGQLNLPTSGDITTGQANSSDVAKKIEEGKVGGLFNIKSVQKIKEVQRIAVEKSRLKIPLIFGMDVIHGYETTFPIPLGLSCTWDMKLVERSAQIAAQEASADGINWTFSPMVDISRDPRWGRISEGSGEDPFLGSQIAKAMVNGYQQHDLSKNNSILACVKHFALYGAPEAGRDYNTVDMSHIRMFNDYFPPYKAAVDAGVGSVMASFNEVDGIPATGNKWLMTDVLRKQWGFKGFVVTDFTGIPEMIEHGMGDLQAVSALALNAGVEMDMVGEGFLTTLKKSLDEKKVAIEQIDNAVTLILNAKYDLGLFQDPYKYCDDKRAKTEIFTASSRDEARKIAAQSLVLLKNQNQLLPLKRSGTIALIGPLADAKNNMSGTWSVATNGEKCISLLTGIQEVAGKSAKVLYAKGSNLDYDETFETNATMFGKTLNRDNRSKEAILDEALKVANQSDVIVAALGESAEMSGESSSRTNLEIPQAQKDLLNALLKTGKPVVLVLFDGRPLVIKDENETVPSILNVWFAGSEAGYAIADVLFGDVNPSGKLTTTFPRSVGQLPIYYAHKNTGRPLVNTEGKFEKFRSNYIDERNEPLFPFGFGLSYTKFEYSNLKISSDKMNSNSKVNVSVEVANTGNFDGKETVQMYIRDVVGSVTRPVRELKGFQKIALKKGEKQTVIFEISEEDLKFYNSDLQFVAEPGQFEVFVGGNSNADNKVSFNLVN, encoded by the coding sequence ATGAAAAAGACATTAATTATAATACTCTTAGGCTCCGTTTTTTTGGGCTATAGCCAAAAGAAAGAAAATAAAAAAGCCGTCGTAATTAAACCCAAAACCGAATTTGTAGCCGAGTTGTTATCAAAAATGACTTTGGATGAAAAATTGGGGCAATTGAATTTACCAACTTCGGGCGATATAACCACCGGTCAAGCGAATAGCTCTGATGTTGCAAAGAAAATCGAAGAAGGCAAGGTCGGTGGATTATTTAATATAAAATCAGTTCAGAAAATAAAAGAAGTACAGCGAATTGCGGTTGAAAAAAGCCGCTTGAAAATCCCTTTAATTTTTGGAATGGACGTTATTCATGGATACGAAACAACCTTTCCTATTCCTCTTGGACTGTCATGTACCTGGGATATGAAATTGGTTGAAAGAAGTGCTCAAATTGCTGCACAGGAGGCTAGTGCCGATGGAATCAATTGGACTTTTTCTCCAATGGTTGATATTTCTCGTGATCCACGTTGGGGAAGAATTTCTGAAGGTTCTGGAGAAGATCCATTTTTGGGAAGCCAAATTGCCAAAGCGATGGTAAACGGATATCAACAACACGATCTTTCCAAAAACAATTCCATTTTGGCATGTGTTAAACATTTTGCCTTATACGGTGCCCCAGAAGCAGGTCGTGATTACAATACTGTTGATATGAGTCATATCAGAATGTTCAATGATTATTTTCCTCCTTACAAAGCTGCTGTTGATGCTGGTGTAGGATCGGTTATGGCTTCTTTTAATGAAGTTGACGGAATTCCAGCAACTGGAAACAAATGGTTGATGACAGATGTTTTGAGAAAACAATGGGGTTTCAAAGGTTTTGTGGTTACCGATTTTACAGGAATTCCTGAAATGATTGAACACGGAATGGGCGATTTGCAAGCAGTATCTGCTTTGGCTCTAAATGCCGGAGTTGAAATGGATATGGTTGGTGAAGGATTTTTGACCACTTTAAAAAAATCATTGGATGAAAAGAAAGTTGCTATTGAGCAAATAGACAATGCAGTAACACTTATTTTGAATGCCAAATACGATTTGGGATTGTTTCAAGATCCCTATAAATATTGTGATGACAAAAGAGCTAAAACCGAAATTTTTACTGCTAGCAGCAGAGATGAGGCTAGAAAAATAGCTGCTCAATCATTGGTTTTACTAAAAAATCAAAACCAATTATTGCCTTTGAAAAGATCGGGAACAATTGCACTTATCGGACCATTGGCAGATGCTAAAAACAATATGTCAGGAACTTGGAGTGTGGCTACAAATGGTGAAAAATGTATTTCATTATTGACTGGAATTCAAGAAGTAGCTGGTAAATCAGCTAAAGTGCTTTACGCCAAAGGTAGTAATCTTGATTATGATGAAACTTTTGAGACCAATGCCACTATGTTTGGTAAAACCTTGAATAGAGACAACCGATCCAAAGAAGCAATTTTGGACGAAGCACTAAAAGTAGCCAATCAATCAGATGTTATTGTTGCTGCACTAGGAGAATCTGCCGAAATGAGTGGAGAGAGTAGTAGCCGCACGAATCTGGAAATTCCACAGGCACAAAAAGATTTATTGAATGCATTGTTAAAAACAGGAAAGCCGGTAGTTTTAGTTTTATTTGATGGTCGTCCATTGGTTATAAAAGATGAAAATGAGACAGTTCCATCTATTCTAAATGTTTGGTTTGCTGGTAGTGAAGCTGGATACGCTATAGCTGATGTTTTGTTTGGAGATGTAAATCCTTCAGGAAAATTAACTACTACTTTCCCAAGAAGTGTAGGTCAATTACCAATTTATTATGCTCATAAAAACACAGGAAGACCACTTGTTAACACTGAAGGGAAATTCGAAAAATTTAGATCTAATTATATAGATGAAAGAAATGAACCATTATTCCCTTTTGGTTTCGGATTGAGTTATACCAAATTTGAGTATTCAAATTTGAAAATTTCATCGGATAAAATGAATTCCAATAGTAAAGTGAATGTAAGTGTTGAGGTTGCAAATACTGGAAATTTTGACGGAAAAGAAACAGTACAAATGTATATAAGAGACGTAGTTGGTTCTGTAACAAGACCGGTTAGAGAACTTAAAGGTTTCCAAAAAATAGCCCTTAAAAAAGGCGAAAAGCAAACAGTGATATTCGAAATTAGTGAAGAAGATTTGAAGTTTTACAATTCTGATTTGCAATTTGTTGCTGAGCCTGGACAGTTTGAAGTTTTCGTTGGAGGAAACTCAAACGCAGACAATAAGGTAAGTTTTAATTTAGTAAATTAA
- a CDS encoding prolyl oligopeptidase family serine peptidase: MKYNLIVPVFLLSLMSFAQKDIVSKVKIEVVQKQELGYALHIPLNTKEKKPLLIFLHGSGENGSDVEKVKIHGPFKYLKSHDLDFYVLAPQCPEGQQWNPDILYELILKVQKENNIDANRIYLTGLSSGGWGTYSLALKHPEMFAAVMPVSGFVDIIQLEEICKMEVIPTRIFHGLLDDVVPVDNDITIYKELKKCNKDVELTLFNDAGHDCWTQVYGNPETYAWMLKQIKNR; the protein is encoded by the coding sequence ATGAAATATAATCTAATTGTACCTGTTTTTTTGCTGTCGCTAATGTCTTTTGCACAAAAAGATATTGTTTCTAAAGTAAAAATAGAGGTAGTACAAAAACAGGAATTGGGTTACGCATTGCATATTCCGTTAAATACTAAAGAAAAAAAGCCTTTGTTAATTTTTCTTCATGGTTCTGGCGAAAATGGCTCGGATGTAGAGAAAGTGAAAATTCATGGACCTTTCAAATATTTGAAAAGCCATGATCTTGATTTTTATGTTCTTGCACCACAATGCCCGGAAGGACAGCAATGGAATCCTGATATTTTATATGAGTTGATTTTAAAAGTTCAAAAAGAAAATAATATTGATGCCAATCGAATTTATCTAACAGGACTGAGTTCTGGAGGGTGGGGAACTTATAGTCTTGCTTTAAAACATCCTGAAATGTTTGCAGCTGTAATGCCAGTTTCGGGTTTTGTTGACATCATTCAATTGGAAGAAATTTGTAAAATGGAGGTTATCCCAACTAGGATTTTTCATGGTTTACTAGATGATGTAGTTCCTGTCGATAATGATATTACGATCTATAAAGAACTAAAAAAATGTAATAAAGATGTTGAGTTAACTCTTTTTAATGACGCGGGTCATGATTGTTGGACCCAAGTTTATGGTAATCCAGAAACGTATGCTTGGATGTTGAAACAAATAAAAAACAGATAA
- a CDS encoding LamG domain-containing protein has protein sequence MKKYKYVFLFTSVIVAQFFASCNEDSIDKVNDPIPYESIGGYENSDDVAASHLVSKFSFDGNITDSKNGITDGVGTNVTYEAGIKGQAYKGSSSSFIAYNTVANSVINLKSISVSMWIKTDPHTGGAQSLFMLPKKTDFWGNIFTLIEGTGPATTMLLKNHIQKDVTPSIPWSGQFIEHGGDNVLKNMFGAWKHLVWTYNGTSSTYSLYVDGVKLDLPASISKRYASDPLAGGVGYGELANSEVSKFIIGGYQQHLGAPWGNPDGWMLHYTGLMDEFRIYDAVLADNEVVALYKLEKDNR, from the coding sequence ATGAAAAAATATAAATATGTTTTCTTATTTACTTCGGTTATAGTTGCACAATTTTTTGCAAGCTGTAACGAGGATAGTATAGATAAAGTTAACGATCCAATTCCTTATGAATCAATTGGGGGTTATGAGAATTCTGATGATGTTGCGGCTTCACATTTAGTTTCTAAGTTTAGTTTTGATGGAAACATTACGGATTCAAAAAACGGAATAACTGACGGAGTGGGAACAAATGTTACTTATGAAGCAGGTATAAAAGGGCAGGCCTATAAAGGTTCTTCAAGTTCATTCATTGCTTATAATACTGTGGCAAATTCTGTAATAAATCTAAAAAGTATTTCAGTTTCAATGTGGATAAAAACGGATCCTCATACTGGAGGAGCACAATCATTATTTATGCTGCCCAAAAAAACAGATTTCTGGGGAAATATTTTCACTTTAATTGAAGGTACAGGACCAGCAACAACAATGTTATTGAAAAATCATATTCAAAAAGATGTAACGCCTAGTATTCCTTGGTCAGGACAATTTATAGAGCATGGTGGAGATAATGTTTTGAAAAATATGTTTGGCGCATGGAAACATTTGGTTTGGACTTACAACGGAACAAGTTCTACTTATAGCTTATATGTTGATGGTGTAAAATTAGATTTGCCTGCTTCAATTTCTAAAAGGTACGCAAGCGACCCTTTAGCAGGAGGTGTAGGATATGGAGAGCTAGCAAATTCGGAAGTTTCTAAATTTATTATTGGTGGTTACCAACAACATTTAGGAGCTCCATGGGGTAATCCTGATGGCTGGATGCTTCATTACACTGGTTTAATGGATGAATTCAGAATTTATGACGCTGTTCTAGCTGACAATGAAGTTGTTGCTCTTTATAAATTAGAAAAAGATAACAGATAA
- a CDS encoding discoidin domain-containing protein has product MRKLYFIPLLLLLLSHQIIMAQSKINSIGKTEWFDPNKPASTYCNPINIGYNYTTANHNGIPDSRRSSADPLIIAYKGDYYLFATNQAGFFWSKDLSDWNFVYGSFQRNPGDDDQCAPAAWVVNDTLFYVGSTWKKDHPVWKTADPKSGRWVRHVDTAMLPTWDPAIFQDDDKKVYMYYGSSGKLPLCGVEVDYKTWLPKGNQADYKKLYEATEVEDIQRPYGEIKAVVNLNPAKHGWERFGPNNDMEPAPWGNFIEGAWMTKHNGKYYMQYGAPATEFKGYANGVHVGNSPLGPFTYQKHNPMSYKPGGFVIGAGHGNTFADNFGNYWNTGTCKISVKDRFERRIDMFPAGFDKDDIMYSITAYGDYPTLLPTKNRDQTKGAFTGWMLLSYKKTATVSSSEECMDVQTHRVDTGGKKVFEKICYSAQNLTDEDIQSYWSAKTDKPGEWLQIDLGRKMRINALQINYADHKATQHNKAMDIYYQYQIFMSDDNQNWTLVVDKSKSDKDTPHDYLELTKAIEARYVKMVNIHNASGLFAVSDFRIFGNGLSEKPKSVTKFKVDRNAIDSRNAMISWKAQTDAVGYTIYYGIAPDKLYNSIMVYDGNSYDFRGLDKGTGYYFAIEAFNENGIGAKTTLTVSN; this is encoded by the coding sequence ATGAGAAAACTATATTTTATACCACTGTTGCTACTATTGTTGAGCCACCAAATCATAATGGCACAATCTAAAATCAATAGTATTGGAAAAACGGAATGGTTTGATCCTAATAAACCAGCTTCTACGTATTGTAACCCAATCAATATCGGTTACAATTATACTACAGCAAACCATAATGGAATTCCTGATTCTCGTCGTTCGAGTGCCGATCCATTAATTATTGCTTATAAAGGCGACTATTACCTGTTTGCAACCAATCAAGCTGGTTTCTTTTGGAGCAAAGATTTATCGGACTGGAATTTTGTGTATGGAAGTTTTCAAAGAAATCCAGGGGATGATGACCAATGTGCACCAGCTGCTTGGGTAGTAAATGACACTTTATTTTATGTAGGTTCAACTTGGAAAAAAGATCATCCAGTATGGAAAACTGCCGATCCAAAATCGGGTCGTTGGGTTCGTCATGTCGATACAGCAATGTTACCCACTTGGGATCCTGCCATTTTTCAGGATGACGACAAAAAAGTGTACATGTACTATGGTTCAAGTGGAAAATTACCGCTTTGTGGTGTAGAGGTAGATTATAAAACATGGTTACCAAAAGGGAATCAGGCAGATTACAAAAAACTATATGAAGCAACCGAAGTTGAGGATATTCAACGCCCTTATGGCGAAATAAAAGCAGTTGTCAATTTGAATCCAGCTAAGCATGGTTGGGAGCGCTTCGGGCCTAATAATGATATGGAACCAGCACCTTGGGGAAATTTTATTGAAGGTGCTTGGATGACCAAACATAACGGTAAATATTATATGCAATACGGTGCACCTGCTACCGAGTTTAAAGGTTATGCCAATGGTGTTCATGTAGGCAATAGTCCTTTGGGACCGTTTACTTATCAAAAACACAATCCGATGTCATATAAACCGGGAGGATTTGTAATTGGGGCAGGGCACGGAAATACTTTTGCCGATAACTTTGGTAATTATTGGAATACCGGAACCTGTAAAATTTCGGTGAAAGATCGTTTTGAACGCCGCATCGATATGTTTCCCGCAGGATTTGACAAGGATGATATTATGTATTCCATCACTGCTTATGGGGATTATCCAACTTTACTGCCGACTAAAAATCGTGATCAGACTAAAGGAGCTTTCACAGGGTGGATGTTACTTTCGTACAAGAAAACTGCAACCGTGTCTTCATCCGAAGAATGTATGGATGTGCAGACTCACAGAGTGGATACTGGCGGAAAAAAAGTATTTGAAAAAATCTGTTACAGCGCCCAGAATTTAACCGATGAGGATATTCAATCGTATTGGTCGGCAAAAACGGATAAACCTGGCGAATGGTTACAAATTGATTTAGGAAGAAAAATGCGAATCAATGCTTTGCAGATTAATTATGCCGATCATAAAGCCACGCAACACAACAAGGCAATGGATATTTATTATCAATACCAAATATTCATGTCGGATGATAATCAAAATTGGACTTTGGTAGTTGATAAATCCAAAAGTGATAAAGATACACCTCACGATTATCTGGAATTGACAAAAGCCATTGAAGCACGTTACGTAAAAATGGTGAATATCCACAACGCATCAGGATTATTTGCCGTTTCTGATTTCCGTATTTTTGGAAATGGATTATCCGAAAAGCCAAAATCGGTTACGAAATTTAAAGTCGACAGAAATGCTATCGATTCCAGAAACGCTATGATTTCTTGGAAAGCACAGACAGATGCAGTTGGCTATACAATTTACTATGGAATTGCCCCTGATAAATTATACAACAGTATAATGGTTTACGATGGCAATTCATATGATTTCAGAGGATTGGACAAAGGTACAGGCTATTATTTTGCCATAGAAGCTTTTAATGAAAATGGAATTGGAGCTAAAACCACTCTTACTGTTTCTAATTAA
- a CDS encoding M28 family peptidase, with product MKKNLLLSLLFVNSVALFAQNKDEQFFKEIYNSALTKSQCYSWLDHLSNNVGSRLSGSEGAQKGVQYTKSQMETLGFDKVYLQEVMVPHWVRGEKETAYIQDNKTKIKVPICALGGSVATPKNGLIAEVVEVHSFDEMKALGADKIKGKIVFYNRPMNNGAIEAFDAYSGAVDQRYAGAKEAANMGAVGTIVRSMNLRLDDFPHAGGQSYGDIPKEKYIPTAAISTNGAELLSKTLKSNPNLKFYFKQSCQQLEDALSYNVVGEIKGTEHPDNIMVVGGHLDSWDLADGSHDDGAGVVQSMEVMNIFKNLNYKPKNTLRVVLFMNEENGLRGGKKYEELSLANKENHIFALESDEGGFTPRGFSLECNDSNFSKITNWKALFEPYLIHSFVKGHSGSDIGPLTGKAIVKAGLKPDSQRYFDYHHAANDKFDAINKRELELGAGTMAALIYMMDQNGIE from the coding sequence ATGAAAAAAAACCTACTTCTTTCTTTACTTTTTGTAAATAGTGTTGCTTTGTTTGCCCAAAACAAAGACGAACAATTTTTTAAGGAAATTTACAATTCTGCATTAACAAAATCACAATGTTATTCTTGGTTGGATCATTTGTCGAATAATGTAGGATCTCGTTTGTCGGGCTCTGAGGGAGCTCAAAAAGGTGTTCAATACACCAAAAGTCAAATGGAAACATTGGGTTTTGATAAAGTGTATTTGCAAGAAGTAATGGTACCTCACTGGGTTCGTGGTGAAAAAGAAACAGCTTACATTCAAGACAATAAAACCAAAATTAAAGTGCCGATTTGTGCTTTGGGAGGCTCTGTAGCAACTCCAAAAAATGGTTTAATTGCCGAAGTGGTAGAAGTTCATAGTTTTGATGAAATGAAAGCTTTGGGGGCGGATAAAATAAAAGGGAAGATTGTTTTCTATAACAGACCCATGAACAACGGAGCTATTGAAGCCTTCGATGCCTATTCTGGAGCGGTAGATCAACGATATGCCGGTGCCAAAGAAGCTGCTAATATGGGAGCTGTTGGGACAATTGTGCGTTCAATGAATTTGAGGCTGGACGATTTCCCACATGCTGGAGGGCAAAGCTATGGAGATATTCCAAAAGAAAAATACATTCCAACAGCCGCCATTAGTACCAATGGTGCCGAATTGTTAAGCAAGACTTTGAAAAGCAATCCGAATTTGAAATTCTATTTCAAACAATCATGTCAGCAATTGGAAGATGCACTTTCGTATAATGTAGTTGGCGAAATTAAGGGAACGGAACATCCGGATAACATTATGGTTGTTGGAGGTCATCTTGATTCTTGGGACTTGGCTGATGGTTCGCATGATGATGGAGCAGGAGTAGTGCAAAGTATGGAAGTGATGAATATTTTCAAAAATTTAAATTACAAGCCTAAAAATACGCTTCGTGTGGTGCTTTTTATGAATGAAGAAAACGGATTAAGAGGCGGAAAGAAGTATGAAGAATTGTCATTGGCAAATAAAGAAAACCACATTTTTGCTTTAGAGAGTGACGAAGGAGGTTTTACCCCGAGAGGTTTTTCATTAGAATGTAATGACTCTAATTTTAGTAAGATTACAAATTGGAAAGCATTATTCGAGCCTTATCTAATTCATAGTTTTGTAAAAGGTCATTCTGGATCGGATATTGGTCCATTAACAGGGAAAGCAATTGTAAAAGCAGGGTTAAAGCCAGATTCACAACGTTATTTTGATTATCATCATGCAGCAAATGATAAATTTGACGCTATTAATAAAAGGGAATTAGAATTAGGAGCTGGAACTATGGCTGCTTTAATCTATATGATGGACCAAAATGGTATTGAATAA
- a CDS encoding glucoamylase family protein: protein MKNHLFLLIFLNFFNSCSSSTPSDKNTGGTPLPTTPATPVTALTDEQALDQVQKDAIKYFWDYAEPNSKLGRERYHTDDPSFESNKVTTGGSGFGLMSLIVGVERGFIPRAEAVTRMTTAMDFLEKADRFHGAWAHWMDGNTGHAISFGNKDDGGDIVETAFLCQGLIAVREYFKDGNAQEKALSAKADNLWKGVEWSWYTNGENAMYWHWSPTYQWEMKFKLEGYNECLIAYILGAASTTHPIPAAAYHEGWTRNGTIATGKTQYGIPLVFKYNTATGNAGPLFWAQYSYLGLDPSQLSDKYANYWELTQNQAKIIYSYCVDNPKKWNGYSDKCWGLTASYSRNTDGSTGYSAHDTDNDLGVITPTAALSSFPYMPKESMKFLHFLYDEKKSTYVGIAGPYDAFSPQFNWVTPRYLAIDQGTIAPMIENYRTGLIWKLFMNAPEVKQGLLNLGFHSGKYGF from the coding sequence ATGAAAAATCACTTATTCTTATTGATTTTTTTGAATTTCTTCAATTCATGTTCATCATCAACTCCGTCGGATAAAAACACTGGAGGTACGCCTTTGCCAACAACTCCTGCGACACCTGTCACAGCTTTGACCGATGAACAAGCATTAGATCAAGTTCAAAAAGATGCTATAAAGTATTTTTGGGATTATGCCGAACCCAATTCAAAATTAGGCAGAGAGCGTTATCACACGGATGATCCTAGTTTTGAATCCAATAAAGTTACCACTGGAGGTTCAGGTTTTGGACTGATGTCTTTGATTGTTGGAGTAGAAAGAGGTTTTATTCCAAGAGCCGAAGCCGTTACTCGAATGACCACCGCAATGGATTTTCTGGAAAAAGCTGATCGTTTTCACGGAGCATGGGCACATTGGATGGACGGAAATACAGGACATGCCATTTCTTTTGGGAATAAAGATGATGGTGGGGATATCGTTGAAACAGCTTTCTTATGCCAAGGATTGATTGCCGTGAGAGAATATTTCAAGGATGGAAACGCCCAAGAAAAAGCATTGTCTGCCAAAGCAGATAATCTATGGAAAGGTGTGGAATGGAGTTGGTACACTAATGGTGAAAACGCAATGTATTGGCATTGGTCTCCTACCTATCAATGGGAGATGAAATTTAAATTGGAAGGATACAATGAGTGCTTGATTGCCTATATTTTGGGAGCTGCTTCAACAACTCATCCGATTCCAGCTGCAGCTTATCACGAAGGATGGACACGAAACGGAACTATTGCAACAGGAAAAACACAGTATGGAATTCCTCTGGTATTCAAATACAATACTGCTACTGGAAATGCTGGACCTTTGTTTTGGGCTCAATATTCTTACTTAGGATTAGATCCTTCTCAATTATCGGATAAGTATGCAAACTATTGGGAATTAACTCAAAATCAGGCAAAAATCATTTACAGTTATTGTGTTGATAATCCAAAAAAATGGAACGGTTATTCTGATAAATGTTGGGGACTTACTGCCAGTTATTCTCGAAATACTGATGGATCAACGGGCTATTCTGCCCATGACACTGACAATGATTTAGGGGTTATAACTCCAACAGCTGCATTATCTTCTTTTCCATATATGCCAAAAGAAAGTATGAAATTTTTGCATTTTCTGTATGATGAAAAGAAAAGTACTTACGTTGGAATTGCGGGGCCTTATGATGCTTTTTCACCTCAATTTAATTGGGTGACACCACGTTATTTGGCAATAGATCAAGGAACCATAGCGCCAATGATTGAAAATTATCGTACAGGTTTGATATGGAAATTGTTTATGAATGCGCCGGAGGTAAAACAAGGTTTGCTGAATCTTGGTTTTCATTCTGGTAAATATGGATTTTAA